DNA sequence from the Calditrichota bacterium genome:
CAATCTGTTGAATAATATTTTCTCCAATTTCATAAAATTGCTGCGCCAATTGAATATCCGGTTTTCCTGATGGAAGTAATCCCAAATCGCTGGGATATCTTGAATCAACATAAGTTTCATTAATCTGTGTCAAAATTTCTTCATTAATATCGAGCTGAACATATTTTTCAATTGATCCTTTCAATGTAATCAAATTGTGAATTCTCGGAACATGAGATTCTTTCTCTTCAAGAATCGCTTTGAAAGATTTTTCGATGGCTTGCTGAGAATGAAAAGCTGTCATATTTGTCAAATCGACGCGGTCAAGAATTTCTTTTGCTACGGCAATGTCATCTCGCGCCGTTTTCAGCC
Encoded proteins:
- a CDS encoding HEPN domain-containing protein; translation: MKKQTSNWLKTARDDIAVAKEILDRVDLTNMTAFHSQQAIEKSFKAILEEKESHVPRIHNLITLKGSIEKYVQLDINEEILTQINETYVDSRYPSDLGLLPSGKPDIQLAQQFYEIGENIIQQIEKYLSE